Proteins encoded within one genomic window of Couchioplanes caeruleus:
- a CDS encoding DUF6758 family protein, translating to MSCPRCAAQVRPPDLMHSEWRCDNCGDVHPFHVADHIGPEILDSALRQPVRSVGRMPLWCPWPLPTGWMVTGVGWAGDDRSGVSATALSCSGPDPLGGGPADLVLIAEQPGVGLGTRFAGIPGIDPGYLIAEALGDGGGRPGPHAKIKAGGHPTPLWCVKSPEDRSAYVSEAKGMWLYAVAWPASAGYFLAEHVVLHDLSDGIPPELVYGAPSPYLHGRV from the coding sequence GTGAGTTGCCCCCGTTGTGCTGCTCAGGTCCGGCCGCCGGACCTGATGCACAGTGAATGGCGCTGCGACAACTGTGGCGACGTCCACCCGTTTCACGTGGCCGACCACATCGGGCCGGAGATCCTCGACAGCGCCCTGCGCCAGCCCGTTCGATCCGTCGGGCGCATGCCCCTGTGGTGTCCTTGGCCGCTTCCGACCGGCTGGATGGTCACCGGCGTCGGCTGGGCGGGTGACGATCGATCGGGTGTCAGCGCGACCGCGCTCTCCTGCAGCGGCCCGGATCCGCTCGGCGGCGGGCCGGCCGACCTGGTGTTGATCGCCGAGCAGCCCGGTGTCGGGCTCGGCACGCGCTTCGCCGGCATTCCCGGCATCGATCCGGGTTATCTGATCGCCGAGGCGCTCGGCGACGGCGGTGGGCGACCCGGTCCGCACGCCAAGATCAAGGCAGGTGGGCATCCGACTCCACTGTGGTGCGTCAAGTCCCCGGAGGACCGAAGCGCCTACGTGAGTGAGGCCAAAGGAATGTGGCTCTATGCGGTAGCGTGGCCCGCAAGCGCGGGCTACTTCCTCGCCGAGCATGTCGTGCTGCACGACCTGTCCGACGGGATTCCGCCCGAGCTCGTGTACGGAGCGCCGTCGCCCTACCTGCACGGCAGGGTCTGA
- a CDS encoding MarC family protein yields the protein MDLKLFGEVFVTLLVIVDPPGMVPVFLALTRTLPSKERTRAGTQAVLLALGVIVGFAVAGKTLLDYLHVQLPALQGAGGLLLILVALQLLTGKADESSEQGGTTNVALVPIGTPLLAGPGAIVATMLFVQRADGAVDYTMIGLAILAVMFAVWLVLRFSGGIVKLLRPAGIEVLTRIAGLLLAAIAVQLIADAVAAFVKLYA from the coding sequence GTGGATCTTAAGTTGTTCGGCGAGGTCTTCGTGACCCTCCTGGTGATCGTCGACCCCCCGGGCATGGTGCCCGTCTTCCTCGCCCTGACCCGCACGCTGCCGTCCAAGGAACGTACGCGGGCGGGCACCCAGGCGGTTCTGCTCGCGCTCGGCGTGATCGTCGGCTTCGCGGTCGCGGGGAAGACGCTGCTCGACTATCTGCACGTCCAGCTCCCCGCTCTGCAGGGCGCGGGCGGCCTGCTCCTGATCCTCGTGGCGTTGCAGTTGCTCACGGGCAAGGCGGACGAGTCGTCGGAGCAGGGCGGTACGACCAATGTGGCGCTGGTGCCGATCGGCACCCCGCTGTTGGCCGGACCGGGCGCGATCGTGGCGACGATGCTGTTCGTGCAGCGTGCGGACGGTGCGGTGGATTACACGATGATCGGCCTCGCCATCCTCGCGGTCATGTTCGCGGTGTGGCTGGTGCTCCGGTTCTCCGGCGGGATCGTCAAACTGCTACGGCCGGCCGGCATCGAGGTGCTGACCCGGATCGCCGGTCTGCTGTTGGCGGCCATCGCGGTGCAGCTCATCGCCGATGCGGTGGCGGCGTTCGTCAAGCTCTACGCCTGA
- a CDS encoding PH domain-containing protein codes for MGPGEPRQPDGEGARRPQDDDENFGYNDPAFRDDGPEYARGRASADGPGYSPSAGYSADAGYSPSAAFGDDYETRQQERYRDPGEYEPPVFTQEELEGLGGDSAGVPGGPRRVLPLEDEPTTLVSRYLFPTERYRGEWKRHWIHLSTPLLIGIGATLLLGYLAGFLTRQNIDGLVTAAVLIWLGVMGWVAWKVGDWYFDRFILTNKRVMVVNGIITRRVAMMPLLRVTDMKYEQSALGRMLSYGTFVLESAGQDQALREVKHLPNPNELYLRVVEEMYEPQAVEARLGKDGDAGDDA; via the coding sequence ATGGGTCCTGGTGAGCCGCGGCAACCTGATGGTGAGGGTGCGCGCCGCCCTCAGGACGACGACGAGAACTTCGGCTACAACGATCCCGCCTTCCGAGACGACGGTCCGGAGTATGCGCGGGGGCGGGCCTCAGCGGACGGTCCCGGCTATTCGCCCAGCGCAGGGTACTCAGCGGACGCCGGCTACTCGCCGAGCGCGGCCTTCGGCGACGACTACGAGACGCGTCAGCAGGAGCGCTACCGGGATCCCGGCGAGTACGAGCCCCCCGTCTTCACCCAGGAAGAGCTGGAAGGACTCGGCGGAGACAGCGCGGGCGTCCCGGGTGGACCCCGCCGCGTACTGCCGCTCGAGGACGAGCCGACCACACTGGTCTCCCGCTATCTCTTCCCGACCGAGCGCTATCGCGGCGAGTGGAAGCGGCACTGGATCCATCTCTCCACACCGCTGCTGATCGGGATCGGCGCCACGCTGCTGCTCGGTTACCTCGCCGGCTTCCTGACCCGGCAGAACATCGACGGCCTGGTCACTGCCGCGGTGCTGATCTGGCTGGGAGTGATGGGCTGGGTCGCGTGGAAGGTCGGCGATTGGTATTTCGACCGCTTCATCCTCACGAACAAGCGCGTGATGGTGGTCAACGGCATCATCACCCGCCGGGTCGCGATGATGCCGCTGCTCCGGGTCACCGACATGAAATATGAGCAATCCGCGCTCGGCCGGATGCTGAGCTATGGCACGTTCGTGCTGGAGTCGGCGGGCCAGGACCAGGCGCTGCGTGAGGTCAAGCACCTGCCCAACCCCAACGAGCTCTACCTGCGAGTCGTGGAGGAGATGTACGAGCCGCAGGCGGTCGAGGCCCGGCTGGGCAAGGACGGTGACGCGGGCGACGATGCCTGA
- a CDS encoding PHP domain-containing protein, translating to MTRIDLHCHSTASDGTLTPAELVLAGVEAGLDVMAITDHDTTGGWAEAAAARPAGLTLVRGAELSCRWYGVEPAIPLHLLAYLFDPAEPRLAADLARLRSDREQRAEKIVDLLRADGVDISWPEVSGYAAGGSVGRPHIAQALIRAGLVRTTNEAFASRWLGARYFVPKADLDVFEAVRAVREAGGVTVFAHPNATIRGRIVPDKLIVDLAGEGLFGLEADHEDHTPEQRAHVRALADELGLVVTGSSDFHGTHKTVRLGAFTTELAAYGKIVAAATGVPILG from the coding sequence GTGACCAGAATCGACCTGCACTGCCATTCGACCGCCAGTGACGGCACACTGACCCCGGCCGAACTGGTCCTTGCCGGGGTCGAGGCGGGTCTGGACGTGATGGCCATCACTGATCACGACACCACCGGCGGGTGGGCGGAAGCCGCGGCGGCGCGGCCTGCAGGCCTGACTCTGGTACGCGGCGCCGAGCTCTCCTGCCGCTGGTACGGAGTGGAACCGGCGATCCCGCTGCACCTGCTCGCGTACCTGTTCGATCCGGCGGAGCCCCGGCTCGCCGCCGACCTCGCGCGGCTGCGCAGCGACCGTGAGCAGCGGGCCGAGAAGATCGTCGACCTGTTGCGTGCCGACGGGGTGGACATCAGTTGGCCCGAGGTCAGTGGCTATGCGGCCGGGGGCTCGGTCGGGCGTCCGCACATCGCCCAGGCGCTGATCCGTGCCGGGCTGGTCCGGACGACCAATGAGGCGTTCGCCTCGCGCTGGCTGGGCGCGCGCTACTTCGTACCCAAGGCTGATCTTGATGTTTTCGAGGCCGTGCGGGCGGTGCGGGAGGCGGGCGGGGTGACCGTGTTCGCCCATCCGAACGCCACGATCCGGGGCCGGATCGTGCCGGACAAGCTGATCGTGGACCTGGCCGGGGAGGGCCTTTTCGGACTCGAGGCCGACCACGAGGACCACACGCCGGAGCAGCGGGCGCACGTGCGGGCGCTCGCCGACGAGCTCGGCCTGGTCGTCACCGGATCGTCGGATTTCCACGGTACGCACAAGACCGTGCGGCTCGGGGCCTTCACGACCGAGCTTGCCGCGTACGGGAAAATCGTGGCCGCCGCGACCGGAGTGCCCATCCTGGGGTGA
- a CDS encoding RecB family exonuclease, producing MPERLFVCTPSRLGAYADCPRRYRYSYVDRPSPQKGPPWAHNSLGASVHTALKNWYALPVARRGTDALPALLKATWVREGYRDVDQERITYRKALGWLETYVAGLDPEQEPLGVERVVATKTGVLAFNGRADRIDSRAGEAVIVDYKTGRSGLDADDARGSQALALYAYAAQRVFRRPCRRVELHHLPSGTVAAHEHTEESLARQVTRAEDTARDIMAAEKAIAAGADPDAEFPTNPGTLCGWCDFRRTCPAGAEVQGKEPWSAVEHLERAG from the coding sequence ATGCCCGAGCGCCTCTTCGTCTGCACGCCGAGCAGACTCGGTGCCTACGCCGACTGCCCGCGGCGTTACCGCTACAGCTACGTCGACCGGCCCAGTCCGCAGAAGGGGCCGCCGTGGGCGCACAACTCGCTCGGCGCGAGTGTGCACACGGCCCTCAAGAACTGGTATGCCCTGCCGGTCGCCCGCCGAGGCACCGACGCCCTGCCGGCGCTGCTGAAGGCGACATGGGTGCGCGAGGGCTATCGCGATGTCGACCAGGAGCGGATCACCTATCGCAAGGCCCTCGGGTGGCTCGAGACCTACGTCGCGGGGCTCGATCCGGAACAGGAACCGCTGGGCGTGGAGCGGGTGGTCGCCACCAAGACCGGAGTTCTCGCCTTCAACGGCCGGGCCGACCGCATCGACTCCCGCGCCGGCGAGGCCGTCATCGTCGACTACAAGACCGGCCGATCCGGCCTCGACGCGGACGACGCCCGCGGGTCACAGGCTCTTGCCCTTTATGCGTACGCGGCCCAGCGCGTGTTCCGCCGCCCCTGCCGTCGCGTGGAGCTGCACCATCTGCCCAGCGGCACCGTGGCGGCCCATGAGCACACCGAGGAGTCGCTGGCCCGCCAGGTCACCCGGGCGGAGGACACGGCCCGCGACATCATGGCGGCCGAGAAGGCGATCGCGGCCGGGGCGGATCCCGACGCGGAGTTCCCGACCAATCCCGGGACGTTGTGCGGGTGGTGCGATTTCCGGCGGACGTGCCCCGCGGGCGCGGAGGTGCAGGGCAAGGAGCCCTGGTCGGCCGTCGAACATCTGGAGCGCGCGGGGTAG